The sequence CTTCAGCAGGCCTTGAAACCGCACCCCTAAAGCACTGCGTTCCCGGAAACTCCGGCAAGATGTTCGATCCGGCAGTGCTCTTCGATGATGTGCCGGTGAAGTGGTATGTTGATTTTCGGACGATTGTGCTCTTCAAAAAATCCCGCCTCAGAGAGTTCGTGGTTGATCGCCAGGCATGCGTGGTCATCGACGATCACTTTATATGCTATTACAAGCAGCGACCCATACATCTCTACTTTTCGATGATAGATGCCGATAAGCCGGTCAATTGTCCCTGACAGCGAGGTTTCTTCCATCAGTTCACGCAGGCAACCCTCGTAGGGTTCCTCGCCCTCTTCAATAAATCCTCCGGGAAGGGCCCATTCATGAA comes from Chlorobium limicola DSM 245 and encodes:
- a CDS encoding NUDIX domain-containing protein, with the protein product MKPYLFCPVCGKPLAEGVIEGRTRMFCSDCGWVHYRNPLPVAVAYTVNRNNELLVVKRAHEPAIHEWALPGGFIEEGEEPYEGCLRELMEETSLSGTIDRLIGIYHRKVEMYGSLLVIAYKVIVDDHACLAINHELSEAGFFEEHNRPKINIPLHRHIIEEHCRIEHLAGVSGNAVL